One segment of Rosa chinensis cultivar Old Blush chromosome 6, RchiOBHm-V2, whole genome shotgun sequence DNA contains the following:
- the LOC112170585 gene encoding pathogenesis-related protein 1A produces MEFSKLTFLGMCCIALISIHISLANADPLADEFVEAHNKYRAVENVPPVSWDETVAEYARNYANSKAETCEMVHSHGQYGECLAMGNYDVSPSKAVELWADEKQYYDHASNTCAAGQVCGHYTQVVWEKSTHIGCAKVRCQNGGTFITCNYDPPGNYIGEKPF; encoded by the coding sequence ATGGAATTCAGTAAGCTCACTTTCCTAGGCATGTGTTGCATTGCCTTAATCTCAATTCATATTTCTCTGGCCAATGCTGATCCATTGGCTGATGAATTCGTCGAAGCACACAACAAATATCGTGCAGTGGAAAATGTTCCTCCGGTTTCATGGGACGAAACAGTCGCAGAATATGCTAGAAATTATGCCAATTCAAAAGCCGAGACTTGTGAAATGGTGCATTCACATGGACAATATGGTGAATGCTTAGCCATGGGTAATTACGACGTTTCACCTTCAAAGGCGGTGGAGTTGTGGGCGGATGAGAAACAATACTATGACCATGCCTCCAATACATGTGCCGCAGGCCAGGTGTGCGGCCACTACACTCAGGTGGTCTGGGAAAAATCAACCCACATTGGGTGTGCCAAGGTTCGTTGCCAGAATGGAGGTACTTTTATAACATGCAACTATGATCCTCCTGGTAACTATATTGGCGAAAAACCTTTTTAG